Below is a genomic region from Cognatiyoonia koreensis.
TTTGCGCCGCGTTAGAAGACCCGTCGGTCGTGTCGTCCATTCTCTCCGTTTCCTTGTGGGTGCGGACACATCAGTGCCGCTAACGTGAATATGGGTCAGAAACACCCAAATTGCCAAGAATTTCGGTTTCGAGCCCCTCCATGAGGGCTGCGTCCCCTTCGCGCATATGGTCGTAACCCAGCAGATGCAACGTGCCATGAATAATCAGATGGATCACGTGCTCTGACATCGGCTTGTTTGCGCCGAGCGCCTCGGCCTCGCAGGTGTCGAATGCAATAGCGATATCACCAAGTTCCTGATCCTGCGGCAGTGTTGGCGGCAATGGCGTTTCGCCATCGGCTGATGCGCCGCGTTCGTCGGACGGCCACGACAGCACATTCGTCGGTTGCGCCTTGGCACGAAAGTCGGTGTTCAACTGGGCGATCTTTCGGTCATCACAGGCCAGAAGGCTGATTTCAAAGGACGAGCGTTCAAGCCCGACCCGTTCCAGCGCTGCATCCGTCGCGGTTTCGGCCAGTGTCGTGATATCAATTTCGGCCCAGCGCGTGTCTTCGATCATGACCTCGACGGTCACGGTTGGTCGGCCTCGTACGCCTCGATGATGGCGGCGACAAGCGGGTGACGGACGACATCCTTGGACGTAAAGTAGTTGAAGCTGATCTTCGGAATGGATTTCAGCAAACGTTCTGCATCCCAAAGACCGGACGCGACACCGCGCGGCAGATCGATCTGCGTTCTGTCGCCCGTGATCACCATGCGTGATCCTTCGCCAAGGCGAGTGAGGAACATCTTCATCTGCATCGTCGTGGCATTCTGCGCCTCATCCAGAACGACGAAGGCGTTTGACAGTGTACGCCCGCGCATGAATGCAAGCGGGGCGATTTCGATGCGCTTTTCCTCGATCAGCTTGGCCGCCTGTTTTGCAGGAAGAAAGTCGTTCAGCGCGTCATAGAGCGGCTGCATGTAAGGATCGACCTTGTCCTTCATGTCACCGGGCAGATAGCCAAGTTTTTCACCAGCTTCGACGGCCGGACGCGACAGGATGATCCGGTCGACATGCCCGCCGATGAACATGTTCACGCCAACGGCAACGGCAAGATAGGTCTTGCCTGTGCCAGCCGGACCGATCCCGAAGGCCAGTTCGTTTTCGAACAACGATTG
It encodes:
- the ybeY gene encoding rRNA maturation RNase YbeY, whose amino-acid sequence is MTVEVMIEDTRWAEIDITTLAETATDAALERVGLERSSFEISLLACDDRKIAQLNTDFRAKAQPTNVLSWPSDERGASADGETPLPPTLPQDQELGDIAIAFDTCEAEALGANKPMSEHVIHLIIHGTLHLLGYDHMREGDAALMEGLETEILGNLGVSDPYSR
- a CDS encoding PhoH family protein, which translates into the protein MATSALTPTAETSEALVEFPDNFLLIDLCGEYDSNLTAIESALGVQILRKGNQLAVIGEEGARTDAVDVLKSLYQRLEAGKSLDHGDIDRELRMGNPGPENPPEAGDQKELFSGARVEIKTRKKLVEPRTDAQKRYVQSLFENELAFGIGPAGTGKTYLAVAVGVNMFIGGHVDRIILSRPAVEAGEKLGYLPGDMKDKVDPYMQPLYDALNDFLPAKQAAKLIEEKRIEIAPLAFMRGRTLSNAFVVLDEAQNATTMQMKMFLTRLGEGSRMVITGDRTQIDLPRGVASGLWDAERLLKSIPKISFNYFTSKDVVRHPLVAAIIEAYEADQP